The genomic segment CTACAACAAACTACTAAAGACAAAATTGGCTTGCGCACCATCTACCAAATTCCTCAATATAATACAACATGTAAGCATATAGACTATGTCTCATGAACACGACATTGGCTGTCAAAACACATGCACATAACTCAAATTTATAGGTTgcgtaaaatttaaaatagctATGACAGCTAACACATGGATTCATGAAGTATTCGTGTCGCACATAAAAACTGTCTTCAATTGGTGGAACAAACAGAGATGAGCCAAACTATCATGAGCTTAAGGCAATAGATTTGTGCAAGAGCTTACAGTTTCTTTAGCAGCAGACATTGCAAGAACACCAGCACCCATTTCTAATTCTTGCAagccaacaacaacaatatcagTATCTGATGAAGCACAGCCAAGCCAAGATATAAGAGAGTCATAAGATGCCCTTCCTTGAGCAACATTCCAAGTGCCAGTCAAAACCTTTAAATTCTCCAGCCTCGTGTAAAGAAATTCTTTCCCACTTAACTCTGCACGAATCAGGTTGTCAATGTGCCCTGGAGATGTTATATTCCATCCTCTTATACCACCATGACCTGCTAAAGTATAAATATAAGCACCACCAACAGCCATTTTGATCACAGGACTACTATGAGCCACCCAAGTCCCAAGCAGGTTCCCTTCAAGATCCACCACCTGCACAATGCCACTTGAATAACCAACCCATATTCTAGAACCGTAAGTAGCAAGAGACTGAACAACAGAATGATGAAAATGGAGCTCTAGGTGACGATTCCCATTATCATCCCACTGCACAAGATGACCACTACTGCACCCAACCCAAACCATTCCATCTATTGTTGCAACCATTGCTTCAGTTCGTCTATCATCTCCCATAGCCCCCTTGACTGCAGCTCGACGAACCGCGTCAGCAGCGCCAAGAATAGCATTACGTGAGCGTTGAAAGAAACCAAAAGAAGCTTGagctttttccttctttaaaGCAGCTACATACCTCATCTTCATTTCATCTTCTGCTGTCAAATCCTGCAATGATGAGATGTCCAACCAGCTCTCAGTCTGGCCATCGGTATTGAAGACTTTCAACAATTCTCGCGTTCGGGCATCCCTGTTCAAGTTTTAGAAAAAAGCTGAAACAAATTATTTCAGCACAACACATATGATAAAAGCAGTAAAAGTTCATTATATGTTTTGCTTACAATTGAACAAAGAATCAACATCAAAGATGATAAAACAGAGCTTTGAACAGGTTTTTAATGGACAAGAACTTACTATTgcatcatattaaaataaacacatACTAACTTTGCAATTTGAATACAGGAAAAGTCAATATAACTTGTATCGGGACAATAATACTTGCATTAGTAACATTGACCAAACTTCATATCTCTAGCCTTTCAAATGATTGCAAATACAGACACAGATCATTTCTATTCAGATATCCAATAAACACAATTTAGCAACCTATCACCTAATTATGGTTCAGTTATgtcatttaaatattaacttccCCTCAAGTAACCATACGATTATATCAAATAATTGACACTCTCATATCGAAAACAAATGATTGACACCCTGATATGGTATTGGGATAGATTTCAGACGCATCACATTCCATTAAAGACACTGAAAATGCAAACaagaataaattataaatgaaaagaataaTTCAAAACATGCCCACACTTATAAACACACCCATATTTAACACTTGTACAAAGATTCAAGTAACATAAGAGGTCAAGCAATGACAACCCAAGTCCAAGATTAGAAAGGGAGAGTCTTCACATCAAATGTAGAGTCTCAAAGGGGACGACATACCATAACGCAAATGAAAGAACACCAGCACTCCAGACCTTTGCTGTAGAATGATTTGATACCAAACACTTCACGTCTGACAAAAACATGTAGCATACACCATTTATAGTTACTTGACTCTTAAGGTCAACATAGGATCTCTCAATTACCAAGGAAGCAATATGTCTTTCCTCGGATTTTAGGGAAAGGGACTTCACGATAGCTTCCCATGGCCAAATCCTAATAATGCCATTCTCAGAACCAGACCAAAGATCACCTAAGTACAGGAAAATATCCGCCAATAATACAGAAGGATGTGTTAGTACAGTGCAAGAGTAAAGACGAGCACAATGCTTAATTCATATGAGAACAAGGATTCTTTTTCTTGCCTGCATAGAATGCAAATGCTAAGTGACCAAGTCCCATATAAATCATTAActaatcaatcaataaaaatcatgtTTTTTTCATTTGACTAACTGGCAGTGGCACATAAGAATATACacaaatttaccaaaaaaattatcattgaCCTTAGCAACCCCTATTCGGCTGTTCCCTTGTGTTTCATAATATTGTATTATGATGGTCATAAACGATATAATCAATTAGTTTGCTCTCGATTCTAGTTTGACAGTGGTGATCGATTTGGTGAATCCCAATTCAAAGTTAACAAGCCCACTACAGACAACCCTACTTTGTTCCAGAGTCATCTTCGACAAGTTTCCTCGTCAATATTAATGAATGATGAGTTGATGATGGATCAACACTAGCTAAAACTTGAATTAGCAAATATCATTTAAACACTTGCATAGATACAGAATGTTTGTCAGAAATAACCACCAAAAATATGGAAAATAACTCAAATGAACCAGGAGCAACCTGAGCACTTTTGACATGATCTTAGTCTGACTACGGCCAAAAACCATTATATTTGATAATCAATATTGGTCGCTGGCATAATCACACTTGACTCTTGAGAAAGCAATTCATCATACAATACTGCATCCTCATGTAGTCTGAACTATAAAGTTGTTGGAGCCATTTGGTGATTAACAAAATATTACTAAATCATCTTGTAGAAAGATACAGATTGACTGCCAATTTCGGTAATTGCAAGAATTGGAAAACTAAGAAAGCTTTGTTATTGTTAGAGTTGGAAGCAAGGTGTGCATAAGAAAAGGTGGATACATGAAACGTTTGCCAATCATCTTAGGCTCAACTCAGTTTTCCTAGCATCTTCATTTTACACTAAGGTGACCCATGAAACATGGAGTTTTGGAGTTCAATAAATAAGAGTCCAAATTAAATTATGCAAAGAAATAAGTAACCAACACTGCAACACTATCCTGGTTTGGCTGTAACCTGTCCACAATACCTGTTAAATTCCAATAGCATTTTACTCACTTTTAAGTATCACTAGCACTCATTCATGAACCCAGGCCCGACTAATACCAGGAGAGGGCGGAGTGATGGTAGTATGGCACAGAGCCTCGCAGACTTCATGGCCCCAACATTTAGTTCAAGTTACTTATTTACTCAACTCCAAACTTAGGTCATTGGCAAATTGCTCCATCTTGATAATCTGAGGTTCCATATTCAAAACCTGAAAATACGCACCTAATGTGCTTATAATATgagaattcatttttatttatttttttattgcttACATAGTGATTCTTTCCtaatataaaagttattttttacttctaatattttcttttcaatgctaACTATGTTCCATTTCCTCTGTCCAACTCTTTTCTCTCTTTCTTTATTTGATTCCTGTATCATTCAAAGGCCACAGAGGTGTAACAATCAAATTACTATTCTAACATGACAATTAAAATATCCTTGACCATCTCTATCAAAATGAAATCTAAGAtgataatcatgtttttttGTACCTAATCTTGCGcatgatttaattaattattactatgaaatttattttacatttcATTAGATTGATAAGATATgttacatttttaaaaaattgtacaTTGTGCTGGCAAAAAGTATGACTTAAGTTGtaattaagcaaaaaaaaaaaaaaaaagttaatttttttctcttgaaagaactttttatttttattagggtTACAAATATATTTGAGAACACCTTGAGCTTTGAACAATATCTTAGTTGTATAGAGGTTGATTTTTGGTTTTCGCTCCAGGCTACATGAACCTAAAGAAGATTGAGTATCATCACCAAAGAAAACAACCTAAACGccaagaatataaaaagtttataacGTGTTATATCAAAGGTAAACGAAAACAAACTCTTTGTCATCACAAAAGTAACATAGTGTACATCTGCTCCCAAAACATGCCTAGAAGCCAGTGAGAGCCACTTAATCACATCAACAtaatattttgttcattctCGGTAGGTCCAAAAatccatattttttattttgtatttgatggGCTATTGTGAAATCAGAAATAACTCATTACATTAtgtgaatttttttatgtaaaatggCAAATGATGTGTTGCCAATGGAAACATCTTTGTTACACAATAGGTAAGTTGCAATGTTGCTTACATCCAACTCCAAACCCTACCTAAGGGGCCCTAAATGGGAATTAATTATGGCATTAGGTTATGAAACGTAATCCAAGAAACTTTCGAGCATTACTAACTGAAATTTTAAGGGGAAAACTCCATCAAATTCCAAACAAGACCAAATCTCTATTTCAATCGATGAATCATTGGCAAATATCATCCTAGCCTTATATTGAAAGACCTCCTAACATTCATAATTTACCTTTATTTCCATATCCTAATCTCCAATCTCTCTTTGCTCCATCAATTCAGATTATTTTGATTGCAAAATTTGAAACTCAAACAAAATCAATTTGCACTCACAAAGATCCATAAAAGATCTCAGACATAAAACACCAGCTATTTTGTTAGTTAACACAAGGTCGattttcacaaaattaattccccCACGGATTTCCATTGAAATTCTAGTCGTATTTAACAAGCAGCATCGCAGCATCCAAATTCAGCTTCCCGCTATTTCTTACTCGCTCACCATAAAAGAAATTCATGgtcaaacaaattcaatttGAAGCTATCAAGTCAGAAATAAGTTCCCTCAGGTTCAAAAAAATTCAGTTTAAGTCGAATAACTTTAAAAAAGTCTCCAACCAATGCTCTAAAAACTCCACAATTACACATAATAATATTCTCTAAACCTTCCACCAATCTCAAAGTTTAACAAACTCAACGACAAATttatcaacaaaaacaaaattacactGCCTCAGTGCCACTATAGAAGCTAACTGAAGGTCAATTAGacattatattatgttatattcATTCATTCACACATACATTTACATAGCTTCCAACAAATTAAACCAATCCACACCATCATTCATAATCaaccaaaacaaaacataaaaataaaccaTTACAAATGATGCAAAAACCAAATTAAGATTCTCACCATATGAAGTAATAACCATAGAAAGAACCGGCCCTCTATGAGCTTGCCAAGACAAACACTCCTTAAAACCATTCTTCTTCCCATCCTCCATTCTCCAACACGTTATTTTCCCATCTTTGTGCCCACTCCACACCACTCTCCCTCCTTCATCCCCAACCATACAAACCACTTCCGCCGCCACTTCGACCGACTCACAAAACTTCGAAGTCATCTCATCCCCCGCCCTCACCTCACCTCTACACACATCACcctcatcatcaccatcatGAGAAGAAAAAATTTCCGACAACTCCCAACACCTCAAAGAATTCTCTCCACCACTCCATAACTGCTTATCAGTACACATAATCGTCCTCAATTTCCGCCCTACTTGAGTCTCTCTCCTCGGATGCGGTCTAACCTCAACACTCGGAGGCCGGTCCGGTCGAACCGCCGACCTTACCGGTAACCTAAAAATTCCTGTTCCTCCACCAGAACCAATAAACTCCGGTAACGGAGAATTACCACTGCCATTATTAGAATTATTACTATTAACTTTCGAAAGTTTGCGATCAAGAAACTGAATCATGTAATCGATCTTTTTACCAGCAGATTTGACAACGCCATTTGAGGTAGTGGTTGAATTAGAGTTTTGGAGAGAAACAGATGAAGTAGTAGGAGAAAAATCTTCAtcggaagaggaagaagaaccAAATCTGTCGAAGATTTTGGGAGCACGAGGATATGAAGAAGTTGAAGGTAGAAAATCGTTGTCATCTTCTCCGAAGTGATCCTCCATTGTTGCAAGAGGAAGGTTGCAGAtgaaggaagagagagaaagtagtGAGAGAAGGAACTATGATAAAAGGTAGGTGTTTGGGACAACTGTGGTATGACTGGAAATGTGACTGAATAATGATGGAAAATGGAGATGAAGACGTGGTGGACTCTAACTACAAATTTAGGCtttggattttttttctttaattaaggCATTGTTatgaatttataaattattgatattttttggaCTCTAATTATAAGTGtcctatttgctttttggacactatttatctctaactcttaatttgtattgtattattaatttataacttaaaatatagtcaagtgggattttatttgattcgtctcaatgcaaggattatttatatcaaactttttataattattaattatgcacaagtaaagatattaaaaattgaataagtgcattgaatagagtgcataaagcaaaTAAGACACTTGTGGACTGtggtgaataggaggaagtatatgGGATTGAGATATGGTGAGTATGAAGTTgattgttttttaatatttatgtgattttttaacaatttataAGTGATTCTTCTAAGAATTTAACAcatagaaaatattaaaaatattactgTTATTAGCGATTTAACACGtagaaatatattaaaatagatATAATGTAAGTCATATTAGCAATTTTTTTATCTAGACTATACTTCATGCTTGAAAAGATAGGAAAAGAATGTGGTAGCAGAGACGGAGACGAATGGGACTAGAGGATGGGTGGCAAGGTTGCACAACAGTGAACTTGAGGTAGTGGTGGCGGTACCATGGTCAATTGCAGTGTTTTGAGGTCATTGATTCTGTTGTGCAACAACGAAAGTATTATGAAGAAATTCATTGGGGCTCAACCTCTCAAACGTgctttgattattttaatttttatctaacCCACCTAAAATACATTTAAATCAATTGTTACTGTGTTAAAGGTGACCcttataataattaatcaagATTTGCCACAAATCATGTTAATGGACTCATGAAAGTGATGGTGGTGGCTCTTACATGGAAAGAGGAAATTCGaggtttaaaaaatattttagatttgAACTCTCGCCTTTTTTAGACTATActttagttttaaaaagagCATTGCGAATGGCGTTTTAAAGTGTTCTTTAACAaggataaaattgattttaagtaTAAATATGTTATAAACATCTAATTTTATAAGTATaaagtattatttatattacctaatttaatataaattttttttttattatttcctaATCTactcttttaaaaatattattattctttaaaCGAAATTAGAATCTCGATCCAAAGCTATTATTAttgaaactattttttttttttgatgataagTGCCTCACGTAGTACGTAATTATGATTCACTTAATAATGAATGCATGAAGAATCAAAAAAACACTTTATTAAGGATGAACATCAGAAGAGTATATTGGTGGAGTTTCTAGAcagtttttattaatatttaatattgaattaaatcaaagaaAAACCAGAAGTATCCACCAATTAAATACTTTATATTCAAAACTATATGATTTTGGATTGAGTCAAAACTCAAAAGtattacttttaatattttaagggCATCGgtaccccttttcattttatggtCACccttatattaataaaatgacGAAAATATCCCTGAACTTAAAATAACAatgatcataataataatattaataataataacaatacttaaaaataataaaaataaataataataataataataataatcattattattattattattattattattattattattattactataataaaaataataataatgataataaaaataaaaataatattttaaaaataataaaaataataataataatatttaaaaaataataaataaataaataaataattaaaggggtgagtcgcacaaaacccgcgactcacccctttaaattttttttaaaatttttttaaaatattattattattattattattattattattgttattattttttaaaaaatattatttttatttttattattatcattattattattattaaaataggggtgacgataaaatgaatcTGGTGGTTGAAAATATTTATTGTCATTACTAATTGAATGAATAACGAAATCGTTATCTCTaatcattaatttaataatatgagaagtaattaataattaaaaatcaataattttgtGTTGCGGATTACATTTTGAGTGTtttctattgttattattcatcgtcaaatttgttatttttattaaagatattaagtgttattaatattgtaaaacAGAGGAAAATTTTATTATACCTTGATCTTTTGCGTTCAAACACGCGagtataagaaaataaaaactattCGGAAAAATTAGAAACCAACGAATTGTCAAGGCCTTTGATAATTAGTTGACCAATATTTGTGATTCTTTTGCTTGTTAAGAATTCATAATATCTCTAAATCAAatcttttatatattattattgaatatgACATGAAGTTATAATCAAATATTTCGATTATAGAGTACTAAATAgaattcaatatattttgatttaCTTCAAAACTTCACATTAACTCTTAAACTTCTATATTTcagtttgatatttttatttatagttttcctaaataatttttctatttatatcataaattttaggcataattaaacatatacatcataaatctaatattttataaatactcATCGCCCccatatattttccactaaatacattttaacatttttatattgcttatagTCCCAATAAATTTtgtctaaatattttttaaaataatggtggttcctatatttttttactaactttatttaatatttttaatgtttatgattcttaattttctccattaaataactttactattcaataaaataatatatttataatttaaaagattttattatttttatttttatgaacaTTTCTTATGaaacatcaataaaaaaaaaatttatgggaGTATAATTTAATTCAATTACGTACTCTAACTCTTCCTAGTAAACCCCACTTCTATATAATTCTTTAATACTTCTAGGATACTTTTATATGTAGTAGTTTTAGGCTTTAGCATAGCTCACATGCTAAGTGCTTGATATAGTCGATAAGGAGAAGCATTAAGCACCATGTTTGTTTGTGAATACGACGTGTAAAGTTAGTTTAAACAAACTCTATGCTATAAATTAtccaattttataattaaatttaatttgaaaattcaatttaaataataatttacaattatataaaaaataatatgaacaTAATACTCGATGTTAAATCGACCCGAAACACCTAATCCAAAATCAATTCGGTAACTTGAATGAATACCTTTAATAATATATGTGTTTTTATTACTTGATCTCGACCTTGGTaccaaaataatagtaataaaagtattataaatttttaatacatgTGTCGTTCTAATGATAATGTATCAATAAATGGTTTTTTgcttacaaattttttttactaccaaattttacatttttaaatgttaatacattagaataaattttaggaagaaaataagataattaataTTTAGCATCATCATTAAACTTATGAGTAGAGTTTCCaatcaaaaataatacaaattaaattttatacctAAACAGATAATTTTCATGTTTTTGACGTGGATGTTGAAGTTGGACTTTAGTCTATTTTGTTGGATGCATGTGAAATTATTTtggcaaataattttaaatgcaaGTTGCATGAATACAAACATAATTTATTCATTAGCCTTTGTTTTTTAGTGGTATTCATTAGCCTTTTTGTAGCTTTCTCATGCTCTTtgctttctttttttaaaaaactaaaaatattttccCTAATGTATACTTGAGCCTAAAGTAATATAACATTATAATTTCTGTTATATATTGCTATCACATCAATTTTAagatataatatttaataatcacAATTAGTAGGATTCctatgttattgttatttgttttcaatttttaatatttttttaaattaaaaaccaaaaataaaaagctACAAAAAgtgatttttcatattttagtTGTCAAtttctaaaatgaaaaaattctaaatacatttgactaattttttatttattgtataacatattatatcacatgactttaaaataagaaaaccaAAGAACAAAAATCACAATCATAACTTTTTTCTCTCCCTATAATATTTGGTTTATCTTGCCTTAGCAATGAATTACACTATAGTTGATTGATTTAGTGATTGATAGCTTTTCTTTTCACCTATGTAATAAATGTTTAATACTAATTACctatagaaaaaattaatttttttgacccattatattaattatcacaattttttaatattgtaaatatCAAAACATGCCTCAAATTATAATTTGTGGGGTGaataaatagtattacattTGCCACCTGTGTAGTGATAGTCAGATGTATGAAACATTTTCCTTATTAATGATAAACTTAGCAAATAGATTGTCTTTGATTGATCGTTGATAGCAAACGTCACGTATAACTCCACATAAATAAAAGCGCACATAAtctaatgagtcattttactttaGTTCATCATAATCCAAAATTACACAACGATAATTAAGCAACAGCAATTAAATCAATCTTGTCGATacacattaaatattaaatatatggaaaccttaattttaattagattCGTACTATTTACCTCTTGACATTTGAACATTGCAAGAACTCAAGACTTCATGTATCTTATCCCACAGTGATCACCCATTAGCAATACTATGTGTCTCAAGCTCAATGCCCAAGCTAAGATGCCAATGGTTTGCTTTTATTGCACTCTACTCAATCTAACCTTAAAAATTTGCCACCCcaaaaagatttttttgttGGCTAACTATGTAGGGGACCAAGATtcatactccctcttattttaTAAATCTTTGTGAATTATTCGAtgtatcattttaattttatatattttttattatatttggttaaaaattataaaaaatttgatatacattgagacaaattaaataaaatttcacataaatatgtttttataaactgaaaataaaatacaaattaaaatcaattgatAAACAGTgttgaaaaacaaataaaacattaatgagaataaaagagagtaaaatataaatatgtcTTCTACTTTTTGCTTTCGGTACAAGATGTAATACAATAGTAATATATTGTATTTTTTATGCGCCTAATTATTCATAATAGtcgatattttattttctcaaaattCAAATATGCTTCTAAAAAAATATGATCAATTAGCTTTTCAACccctttaaaaataattttaaaatcataaaaaagtaaCCCCTCTTTTAGATAAGTCCCTTAATGGAGTAGGACTTTTGGAGTAGTTACCAATTTAGTGCTTACTCTAAACTAACATTCCAGCAAGTTTTGAATGATAAGAGTACATCTAAAAGTCTTGCACTTGCCAACCAAATATTTAATGGACTtcttacttataattttcaacTCTTGAGAGCCTACTTCATAATTGTGTTCAAATTTCAGACGTTAATTAAAATTGAGtataattgaacttgattaaaataattattatataaaaattgataaattttaatatagatTTAGtgcatattaattttattatgaacTACTCCTCGTCACTATAGTTTTACTAATTCACACTCCTTACTTTACACCCCACTAACCTACTTACATATTAAGCTCGGTGCACACACTAAATCTTTACAAGactttttcataaaaattactTCGTTAAATAGTTCAAATATTTTGGTAGTACACACACCAAAATGGAATTTACCCAACATATATAGTATACCCAAAACTCGTAAAACTCTGGTTTTATCTCATTTAAAACAAGTACTACTTTTCTCATGTAAAATCATAATTCGATTCTCACATAACCCTTTTTGTCTTTCAACCTACCTTATAATATGAAAAAATCATTCACACTCAAATATACAATTCTCCATAATACGTATAAAATccttattttagtaaaattgcCAATAGTAAATCAACCAATTGACTTACCTTGTTTTTAAGCCATACAATTAAGACTAAATAATGAAGTAAATAAATTTATCTTTAAAAGTTTTActtgataaatttatttatttaaaaataaacaataaataaatttattttcaacggATAAAACAACTTTATTAttgactattttatttttttatcatcaaaataagtAGTTAAACTAGATGATTTGGTAGAAAATGGCAGATTTTCTACTCTctcattaatctctttgtaaaatGTCCACTAATTCTCCAAGATGAGACAGGCAAAATGGGAGATATACCTACCCACCAATACTAATATCATTATGCTACAATAATTCATGCAAATGTGTCAGCTATCATAAATGTCTTCAAGTGTTAGTGTACCTTAAACAACTTCTATCCCCATTGTTATCTGTTTCCCACTCAACCTAAAATTCCAAATTCACAATCTTCCAAATtgctaaaatttttaattacccATTTCACATTTTCCAAAGATTCTTAATTTAGCTTCCATTTTTAGGATTAAACTTATAAAAACATCAGATTTAGTACTTTTTTGATGCCCATTTGTATCTGTTTTAAACTTTGAGCAATGCATATAACTTAAAGATATAATCTTTGTGGAATTGTTGTAGTTTTTGTAATCttgggtgttttttttttatttgctcattTGGGTTTTATGAAAATGGGGAAGATTTTGGTGCCCATTTGTGTGTTATTGTTGATTGAAGTTGTTTTAGTGTATGGTGGAAGTGGTAGTGTTCATCAAGTGAATATATGGCCAATGCCAAAGTATTCTATTTATGGGAATAGTATGCTTTATTTAAgcaatgattttgaattaagGACTCAAGGGAGCAAGTATAGTGATAAGGAAGGGATATTGAAAGATGGGTTTTTGAGATTTATGGGTATTGTGACTTTGGATCATGTTATTGATGTCAATTTTTCTAGGTTTGATCAATCAAGTTTCTTGAAAGGGATCAATGTGGTTATTCGATCACTTAGTGATGAGGTATGAGttcttttttttcgtttttgtgtttttaagaaAT from the Amaranthus tricolor cultivar Red isolate AtriRed21 chromosome 12, ASM2621246v1, whole genome shotgun sequence genome contains:
- the LOC130797054 gene encoding type II inositol polyphosphate 5-phosphatase 15 isoform X1, encoding MEDHFGEDDNDFLPSTSSYPRAPKIFDRFGSSSSSDEDFSPTTSSVSLQNSNSTTTSNGVVKSAGKKIDYMIQFLDRKLSKVNSNNSNNGSGNSPLPEFIGSGGGTGIFRLPVRSAVRPDRPPSVEVRPHPRRETQVGRKLRTIMCTDKQLWSGGENSLRCWELSEIFSSHDGDDEGDVCRGEVRAGDEMTSKFCESVEVAAEVVCMVGDEGGRVVWSGHKDGKITCWRMEDGKKNGFKECLSWQAHRGPVLSMVITSYGDLWSGSENGIIRIWPWEAIVKSLSLKSEERHIASLVIERSYVDLKSQVTINGVCYMFLSDVKCLVSNHSTAKVWSAGVLSFALWDARTRELLKVFNTDGQTESWLDISSLQDLTAEDEMKMRYVAALKKEKAQASFGFFQRSRNAILGAADAVRRAAVKGAMGDDRRTEAMVATIDGMVWVGCSSGHLVQWDDNGNRHLELHFHHSVVQSLATYGSRIWVGYSSGIVQVVDLEGNLLGTWVAHSSPVIKMAVGGAYIYTLAGHGGIRGWNITSPGHIDNLIRAELSGKEFLYTRLENLKVLTGTWNVAQGRASYDSLISWLGCASSDTDIVVVGLQELEMGAGVLAMSAAKETVGLEGSAVGQWWLDTIGNILDEGSTFERVGSRQLAGLLIAVWVRKSLEAHVGDVDAAAVPCGFGRAIGNKGAVGLRMRVYGRIVCFVNCHFAAHLEAVNRRNADFDHVYRSMVFSRSSSFNGASGIKPYLLLSCSVACFIYLSYFVYRYGWPLAVCLAVGVSSGAQILRGANGMSFRSVDVIPELSEADLVIFLGDFNYRLDGISYDEARDFISQRCFEWLRERDQLRAEMEAGRVFQGMREAVVRFPPTYKFERHQPGLAGYDAGEKKRIPAWCDRVLYRDSRTSSSSECSLDCPVVCSISEYEACMDVTDSDHKPVRCKFNIDIARVDESVRRQEYCEIIESNPEVRSLLQKLCRVPETIVSTNNIILQDDGKSLLRITNKSPFDKAMFTIICLGESTIDTDGVASNHSPRGAFGFPRWLQVTPAKGVVEPDRTLEIEVHHEEFETLVQFVDGVPQNSWCEDARDKEVIMLVTYHGSCCTKIGTHRIRVRHCCLTKDKNSILKQENEGRVQSNLLHRSNIQNLNTSLDVFDKLRKLQSP
- the LOC130797054 gene encoding type II inositol polyphosphate 5-phosphatase 15 isoform X2 is translated as MEDHFGEDDNDFLPSTSSYPRAPKIFDRFGSSSSSDEDFSPTTSSVSLQNSNSTTTSNGVVKSAGKKIDYMIQFLDRKLSKVNSNNSNNGSGNSPLPEFIGSGGGTGIFRLPVRSAVRPDRPPSVEVRPHPRRETQVGRKLRTIMCTDKQLWSGGENSLRCWELSEIFSSHDGDDEGDVCRGEVRAGDEMTSKFCESVEVAAEVVCMVGDEGGRVVWSGHKDGKITCWRMEDGKKNGFKECLSWQAHRGPVLSMVITSYGDLWSGSENGIIRIWPWEAIVKSLSLKSEERHIASLVIERSYVDLKSQVTINGVCYMFLSDVKCLVSNHSTAKVWSAGVLSFALWDARTRELLKVFNTDGQTESWLDISSLQDLTAEDEMKMRYVAALKKEKAQASFGFFQRSRNAILGAADAVRRAAVKGAMGDDRRTEAMVATIDGMVWVGCSSGHLVQWDDNGNRHLELHFHHSVVQSLATYGSRIWVGYSSGIVQVVDLEGNLLGTWVAHSSPVIKMAVGGAYIYTLAGHGGIRGWNITSPGHIDNLIRAELSGKEFLYTRLENLKVLTGTWNVAQGRASYDSLISWLGCASSDTDIVVVGLQELEMGAGVLAMSAAKETVGLEGSAVGQWWLDTIGNILDEGSTFERVGSRQLAGLLIAVWVRKSLEAHVGDVDAAAVPCGFGRAIGNKGAVGLRMRVYGRIVCFVNCHFAAHLEAVNRRNADFDHVYRSMVFSRSSSFNGASVGVSSGAQILRGANGMSFRSVDVIPELSEADLVIFLGDFNYRLDGISYDEARDFISQRCFEWLRERDQLRAEMEAGRVFQGMREAVVRFPPTYKFERHQPGLAGYDAGEKKRIPAWCDRVLYRDSRTSSSSECSLDCPVVCSISEYEACMDVTDSDHKPVRCKFNIDIARVDESVRRQEYCEIIESNPEVRSLLQKLCRVPETIVSTNNIILQDDGKSLLRITNKSPFDKAMFTIICLGESTIDTDGVASNHSPRGAFGFPRWLQVTPAKGVVEPDRTLEIEVHHEEFETLVQFVDGVPQNSWCEDARDKEVIMLVTYHGSCCTKIGTHRIRVRHCCLTKDKNSILKQENEGRVQSNLLHRSNIQNLNTSLDVFDKLRKLQSP